Proteins encoded by one window of Pempheris klunzingeri isolate RE-2024b chromosome 14, fPemKlu1.hap1, whole genome shotgun sequence:
- the mink1 gene encoding misshapen-like kinase 1: MSENAPTRSLDDIDLAALRDPAGIFELVEVVGNGTYGQVYKGRHVKTGQLAAIKVMDVTEEEEEEIKAEINMLKKYSHHRNIATYYGAFVKKSPPGHDDQLWLVMEFCGAGSVTDLVKNTKGSSLKEDWIAYICREILRGLSHLHAHKVIHRDIKGQNVLLTENAEVKLVDFGVSAQLDRTVGRRNTFIGTPYWMAPEVIACDENPDSTYDYRSDIWSLGITAIEMAEGAPPLCDMHPMRALFLIPRNPPPKLKSKKWSKKFIDFIEGCLVKTYPSRPSTEQLLKHSFIRDQPTERQVRIQLKDHIDRTRKKRGEKEETEYEYSGSDEEDENRGDDRESSSILNVPGESTLRRDFQRLQQENKERSEAHKRQQAQLAAQRRDPEEHKRQLLHDRQKRIEEQKEQRRRLEEQQRKEREMVRQQEKGPHRRLDDMRREEDRRLAEREQEFIRHKLEEEQRQLEILQQQLLQEQALLMEYKRKQLEEQRQSERLQRQLQQEHAYLVSLQQQQQEKKPQLYHYNKNLEPNNKPTWAREVEERSKLNRQGSPKICTTVSDTAIQSRSDSISQSGVVQSAQTPPMQRPVEPQGGQGKFQMAHLVPLKPYAAPVPRSQSLCDQPTKTMSAFPTQDPSLTPTPRPIHSRELVRQNSDPTSETPAPLTHQIREDRGPWIRLPDVELPPKIPQRTASIATALNTNLTSGIRHPVRASNPDLSRNDRWERGDSMSIISNLPQTGSLERHRILSSSKMDSPILSHDSRHKPGESRTSSRPGRPADHGLFAKERAEEQPRPPVKANDYSSSSESSESSEESESGEGAEEEESPTDRHRDADTDSVNTMVVHEDEGEGEEGEQAGGYGDQTMLVQRTPEKRSHNGYTNLPDVVQPSHSPTDSATHSSPGKDSVYDYQSRGLVKASGKSSFTTFVDLGMYQSPGGTGDNMSVTGSRFEQLKMEVRKGSMVNVNPTNTRPPNDTPEIRKYKKRFNSEILCAALWGVNLLVGTENGLKLLDRSGQGKVYPLINSRRFQQMDVLEGLNLLITISGKKNKVRVYYLAWLRNKILHNDPEVEKKQGWTTVGEMEGCVHYKVVKYERIKFLVIALKNAVEVYAWAPKPYHKFMAFKSFADLPHRPVLVDLTVEEGQRLKVIYGSCAGFHAIDVDSGNNYDIYIPVHIQSHVTPHAIVFLPSSDGMEMLLCYEDEGVYVNTYGRIIKDVVLQWGEMPTSVAHICSNQIMGWGEKAIEIRSVETGHLDGVFMHKRAQRLKFLCERNDKVFFASVRSGGSSQVYFMTLNRNCIMNW, from the exons GTCACGTGAAGACGGGCCAGCTGGCTGCCATCAAGGTGATGGatgttacagaggaggaggaggaggagatcaaaGCAGAAATCAACATGCTGAAAAAATACAGCCACCACCGCAACATAGCCACATACTACGGTGCCTTTGTCAAGAAGAGTCCACCAGGACATGATGACCAACTTTGG CTGGTGATGGAGTTTTGTGGAGCGGGATCAGTGACCGACCTGGTGAAAAACACTAAGGGCAGCTCTCTAAAGGAGGACTGGATTGCTTACATCTGCAGAGAGATCTTAAGG ggcCTTTCTCACCTCCATGCCCATAAAGTTATCCACAGAGACATCAAGGGCCAAAATGTGCTGCTAACAGAAAATGCAGAGGTCAAACTTG TTGATTTCGGGGTGAGTGCTCAGTTGGACAGGACCGTTGGACGTAGGAACACCTTTATTGGCACACCTTACTGGATGGCACCTGAGGTTATTGCCTGTGATGAGAACCCTGACTCCACCTATGACTACAGG AGCGATATCTGGTCCTTGGGGATCACAGCCATTGAGATGGCAGAGGGAGCTCCTC CCTTGTGTGACATGCACCCGATGAGAGCTCTCTTCCTGATTCCCAGGAATCCCCCTCCCAAACTTAAATCCAAAAAATG GTCCAAGAAATTCATTGACTTTATAGAGGGCTGTCTCGTGAAGACTTATCCCAGCCGACCAtccacagagcagctgctcAAGCACTCATTCATCAGGGACCAGCCCACTGAGCGCCAGGTCCGCATCCAGCTCAAAGACCATATTGACCGTACGCGCAAGAAAAGGGGCGAGAAAG AAGAGACAGAGTATGAGTACAGTGGtagtgatgaagaggatgaaaatCGTGGAGATGACAGAGAGTCAAG CTCAATCCTCAATGTGCCCGGTGAGTCGACCCTGAGGCGTGACTTCCAGcgtctgcagcaggagaacaaaGAGCGTTCAGAGGCTCACAAGAGGCAGCAGGCCCAACTGGCCGCTCAGCGTAGGGACCCTGAGGAGCACAAGAGGCAACTATTACATGACCGACAGAAACGCATCGAAGAGCAGAAGGAACAGCGTCGTCGACTTGAAGAG caacagagaaaagagcGAGAGATGGTGAGGCAGCAAGAAAAAGGTCCCCATCGGAGACTTGACGATATGAGACGAGAGGAAGATAGAAGGCTGGCTGAGAGGGAGCAG GAGTTTATCAGACATAAGTTAGAAGAAGAGCAGCGGCAATTAGAAATCCTTCAGCAGCAGTTGCTTCAGGAGCAAGCCCTGCTTATG GAGTATAAGCGCAAGCAGCTTGAGGAACAGCGTCAGTCTGAGCGTCTGcagaggcagctgcagcaggagcatGCCTACCTGGTGTctctgcaacaacagcagcaagaaAAGAAGCCTCAGCTCTACCACTACAACAAAAACCTGGAGCCCAACAACAAACCTACTTGGGCCCGTGAG GTGGAAGAGCGAAGTAAACTCAACAGACAGGGCTCACCCAAAATCTGCACCACTGTCTCTGATACTGCCATCCAGTCACGCTCTGActcaatcagccaatcaggagtGGTCCAGTCTGCTCAGACCCCTCCAATGCAGCGACCCGTTGAACCCCAAGGCGGGCAGGGAAAG TTCCAGATGGCTCACTTGGTTCCACTGAAGCCTTATGCCGCCCCTGTCCCTCGCTCCCAGTCCCTCTGTGACCAGCCCACTAAGACCATGTCCGCCTTCCCCACCCAGGATCCCTCCCTTACCCCCACACCCCGCCCCATCCACTCTAGAGAGCTGGTGCGTCAAAACTCAGACCCCACCTCTGAAACACCGGCACCACTGACACATCAGATCAGAGAGGATCGCGGCCCCTGGATCCGCCTGCCAGATGTGGAACTTCCACCTAAG ATTCCCCAGAGGACAGCATCTATTGCCACAGCTCTCAACACCAACCTGACCTCTGGCATAAGGCATCCAGTAAGAGCCAG CAATCCAGATCTCAGCCGCAATGATCgctgggagagaggagacagtaTGAGCATCATTTCCAATCTGCCTCAGACGGGCTCTCTAGAGAGGCATCGCATCCTCA GTTCCTCCAAAATGGATTCGCCCATTCTCTCCCATGATAGTCGTCATAAGCCAGGGGAGTCTCGCACCTCCTCCCGCCCTGGGCGCCCTGCT gacCATGGCCTTTTTGCTAAGGAACGCGCTGAGGAGCAGCCAAGGCCCCCAGTCAAGGCCAATGattactcctcctcctcagagagtAGCGAGAGTAGTGAGGAGAGCGAGAGTGGtgagggagcagaggaagaagaaagccCCACAGATCG TCACAGAGATGCTGACACTGATTCAGTCAACACCATGGTGGTTCATGAAGACGAAGGCGAGGGGGAAGAGGGAGAACAAGCTGGAGGCTATGGGGATCAGACCATGCTGGTGCAGAGG ACCCCAGAGAAGCGGAGTCATAATGGGTACACGAACTTGCCAGATGTGGTGCAGCCCTCCCACTCCCCCACTGATTCAGCCACTCACTCCTCCCCTGGGAAAGACTCTGTTTATGAT TATCAGTCCAGAGGTTTGGTTAAAGCATCTGGCAAATCCTCCTTCACCACCTTTGTGGATCTGGGCATGTATCAGTCACCAGGAGGTACAGGGGATAACATGTCTGTCACTG GCTCCAGGTTTGAGCAGCTGAAGATGGAGGTGAGGAAAGGATCCATGGTGAACGTCAATCCCACCAACACACGCCCCCCCAATGACACACCTGAGATCCGCAAGTACAAGAAGAGGTTCAACTCTGAGATCCTGTGTGCTGCACTTTGGG GTGTGAACCTGTTGGTGGGCACAGAGAACGGTTTGAAGCTGCTGGACCGTAGTGGTCAGGGCAAGGTTTACCCCCTCATCAATTCCCGCAGGTTCCAACAGATGGACGTCCTGGAGGGCCTCAACCTGCTCATCACCATATCAG GCAAGAAAAACAAGGTGCGTGTCTACTACTTGGCCTGGCTGAGGAACAAAATCCTCCACAATGACCCTGAGGTGGAGAAGAAGCAAGGCTGGACCACTGTGGGGGAGATGGAGGGCTGCGTTCACTACAAAGTGG TGAAATACGAGAGGATAAAGTTCCTGGTGATTGCTTTGAAGAATGCCGTGGAGGTGTATGCTTGGGCGCCCAAACCTTATCACAAATTCATGGCTTTCAAG TCTTTTGCAGACCTGCCACACAGGCCCGTCCTGGTCGAcctgacagtggaggagggtCAGAGGTTGAAAGTCATTTACGGCTCTTGCGCTGGCTTCCATGCCATCGACGTGGACTCCGGAAACAACTATGACATTTATATCCCCGTTCAT ATCCAGAGCCATGTGACACCGCACGCCATTGTGTTCCTGCCCAGCTCAGACGGCATGGAGATGCTGCTGTGCTACGAGGACGAGGGCGTCTATGTCAACACCTATGGACGCATCATTAAGGATGTGGTCCTGCAGTGGGGCGAGATGCCCACATCTGTTG CTCATATCTGCTCAAATCAGATCATGGGATGGGGAGAAAAGGCCATTGAGATCCGTTCTGTGGAGACTGGCCACCTGGATGGTGTCTTCATGCACAAGAGAGCTCAGAGGCTGAAGTTCCTCTGTGAGAGAAATGACAAG GTGTTCTTTGCATCAGTGCGCTCTGGAGGCAGCAGCCAGGTGTACTTCATGACCTTGAACAGAAACTGCATCATGAACTGGTGA